In Apis cerana isolate GH-2021 linkage group LG5, AcerK_1.0, whole genome shotgun sequence, a single genomic region encodes these proteins:
- the LOC107994399 gene encoding RNA-binding protein Pasilla isoform X2 yields the protein MIVIKKIGVLKWGDGTYHLKVLVPGVAAGAIIGKGGDTIAQLQKDTGARVKMSKSHDFYPGTTERVCLITGSLEAIMAVMDFIMDKIREKPDLTLKTTVDFESGKTTAERDKQVKILVPNSTAGMIIGKAGNYIKQIKEECGSYVQISQKAKDVSLQERCITVIGEKENNRNALMMILAKVADDPHSGTCPNVSYADVSGPVANYNPTGSPYAQAPTSTPTYTSTAGINTVSLLNGAGLSLNLNLGAAITAGTAPVTTQLLEHIKLNLRTAGFSEPAASEILSAIATLAKYNLLGMGIGMPSNMSYLGNPMDSTTTANGSNNNGGVFGPIGTVPTLGSTSPTPRNTLDRYEPFDPFRQNNTAASAIHLNNNSFGLGTNQLSLVSKSPTQVDANNKETKKVDIEIAEVIVGAILGPGGRALIEIQHLSGANIQISKKGMFAPGTRNRIVTITGYPNAIGTAQYLIEQRISEEEAKRARQNALANMIH from the exons ATGAtcgtcattaaaaaaattggtgTTTTGAAAT ggGGAGATGGAACGTATCATCTCAAAGTATTGGTCCCTGGAGTGGCTGCTGGAGCAATCATTGGAAAAGGAGGAGATACAATTGCCCAATTACAAAAAGATACAGGAGCTAGGGTCAAAATGTCTAAATCCCATGATTTTTATCCAG GAACAACAGAGAGAGTATGTTTAATTACGGGCAGTTTAGAAGCTATAATGGCAGTTATGGATTTCATTATGGataaaattcgtgaaaaacCAGACCTTACATTGAAAACAACAGTAGATTTTGAATCAGGAAAAACTACTGCAGAAAGGGATAAAcag gTAAAAATTTTAGTGCCTAATAGCACTGCAGGAATGATAATAGGTAAAGcaggaaattatattaaacaaataaaagaagaatgtgGCTCATATGTTCAAATAAGTCAGAAAGCAAAAGATGTATCTTTACAAGAAAGATGTATAACAGTaattggagaaaaagaaaataatcgtaatGCATTAATGATGATATTAGCAAAAGTGGCAGATGATCCACATAGTGGTACATGTCCAAATGTTAGTTATGCAGATGTTAGTGGTCCTGTAGCTAATTATAATCCTACAGGTAGTCCTTATGCTCAAGCACCTACAAGTACTCCTACATATACCTCTACAGCTGGCATTAATACAG TGAGTCTCTTGAATGGTGCTGGATTAAGTTTGAACTTGAATTTAGGAGCTGCTATTACAGCGGGTACAGCACCAGTGACAACGCAATTATtagaacatataaaattaaatttacgaaCGGCAGGTTTTTCTGAACCTGCTGCTAGTGAAATTTTATCTGCTATTGCTACACTTGCTAAATATAATCTTCTTGGAATGGGAATTGGAATGCCTTCTAATATGAGTTATCTTGGAAATCCTATGGACAGCACTACAACTGCAAATGGTTCGAATAATAATGGTGGTGTATTTGGGCCAATTGGAACAGTTCCTACTCTTGGATCTACGTCTCCTACACCACGTAATACACTTGACAGATACGAGCCCTTTGATCCATTCAGACAAAACAACACAGCTGCCAGTGCTATTCATCTAAACAACAATTCATTTGGCCTTGGCACTAACCAGTTATCACTTGTAAGTAAGAGTCCTACACAGGTAGACGCCAACAACAAGGAGACCAAGAAAGTAGACATAGAAATTGCAGAGGTTATAGTGGGAGCTATTCTGGGACCCGGTGGTCGTGCCCTCATTGAGATTCAGCACCTAAGTGGCGCCAACATACAAATCTCTAAGAAGGGCATGTTCGCTCCTGGTACCAGGAACCGCATAGTGACTATCACGGGTTATCCTAATGCAATTGGCACTgctcaatatttaattgagcAAAGGATCAGTGAAGAGGAAGCAAAACGAGCACGTCAAAATGCCCTCGCCAATATGATCCATTGA
- the LOC107994399 gene encoding RNA-binding protein Pasilla isoform X8, producing the protein MAADSGMETCPSPEIADSRKRPLDCDAENGATKRSHYGSGGDGTYHLKVLVPGVAAGAIIGKGGDTIAQLQKDTGARVKMSKSHDFYPGTTERVCLITGSLEAIMAVMDFIMDKIREKPDLTLKTTVDFESGKTTAERDKQVKILVPNSTAGMIIGKAGNYIKQIKEECGSYVQISQKAKDVSLQERCITVIGEKENNRNALMMILAKVADDPHSGTCPNVSYADVSGPVANYNPTGSPYAQAPTSTPTYTSTAGINTVSLLNGAGLSLNLNLGAAITAGTAPVTTQLLEHIKLNLRTAGFSEPAASEILSAIATLAKYNLLGMGIGMPSNMSYLGNPMDSTTTANGSNNNGGVFGPIGTVPTLGSTSPTPRNTLDRYEPFDPFRQNNTAASAIHLNNNSFGLGTNQLSLRL; encoded by the exons ATGGCTGCCGACTCAGGAATGGAGACGTGTCCCTCCCCGGAGATTGCAGACTCCAGGAAGCGGCCGCTGGATTGTGACGCGGAAAATGGCGCGACGAAGAGGTCTCATTACGGATCAG ggGGAGATGGAACGTATCATCTCAAAGTATTGGTCCCTGGAGTGGCTGCTGGAGCAATCATTGGAAAAGGAGGAGATACAATTGCCCAATTACAAAAAGATACAGGAGCTAGGGTCAAAATGTCTAAATCCCATGATTTTTATCCAG GAACAACAGAGAGAGTATGTTTAATTACGGGCAGTTTAGAAGCTATAATGGCAGTTATGGATTTCATTATGGataaaattcgtgaaaaacCAGACCTTACATTGAAAACAACAGTAGATTTTGAATCAGGAAAAACTACTGCAGAAAGGGATAAAcag gTAAAAATTTTAGTGCCTAATAGCACTGCAGGAATGATAATAGGTAAAGcaggaaattatattaaacaaataaaagaagaatgtgGCTCATATGTTCAAATAAGTCAGAAAGCAAAAGATGTATCTTTACAAGAAAGATGTATAACAGTaattggagaaaaagaaaataatcgtaatGCATTAATGATGATATTAGCAAAAGTGGCAGATGATCCACATAGTGGTACATGTCCAAATGTTAGTTATGCAGATGTTAGTGGTCCTGTAGCTAATTATAATCCTACAGGTAGTCCTTATGCTCAAGCACCTACAAGTACTCCTACATATACCTCTACAGCTGGCATTAATACAG TGAGTCTCTTGAATGGTGCTGGATTAAGTTTGAACTTGAATTTAGGAGCTGCTATTACAGCGGGTACAGCACCAGTGACAACGCAATTATtagaacatataaaattaaatttacgaaCGGCAGGTTTTTCTGAACCTGCTGCTAGTGAAATTTTATCTGCTATTGCTACACTTGCTAAATATAATCTTCTTGGAATGGGAATTGGAATGCCTTCTAATATGAGTTATCTTGGAAATCCTATGGACAGCACTACAACTGCAAATGGTTCGAATAATAATGGTGGTGTATTTGGGCCAATTGGAACAGTTCCTACTCTTGGATCTACGTCTCCTACACCACGTAATACACTTGACAGATACGAGCCCTTTGATCCATTCAGACAAAACAACACAGCTGCCAGTGCTATTCATCTAAACAACAATTCATTTGGCCTTGGCACTAACCAGTTATCACTT AGGTTATAG
- the LOC107994399 gene encoding RNA-binding protein Pasilla isoform X11, with the protein MWRIGGDGTYHLKVLVPGVAAGAIIGKGGDTIAQLQKDTGARVKMSKSHDFYPGTTERVCLITGSLEAIMAVMDFIMDKIREKPDLTLKTTVDFESGKTTAERDKQVKILVPNSTAGMIIGKAGNYIKQIKEECGSYVQISQKAKDVSLQERCITVIGEKENNRNALMMILAKVADDPHSGTCPNVSYADVSGPVANYNPTGSPYAQAPTSTPTYTSTAGINTVSLLNGAGLSLNLNLGAAITAGTAPVTTQLLEHIKLNLRTAGFSEPAASEILSAIATLAKYNLLGMGIGMPSNMSYLGNPMDSTTTANGSNNNGGVFGPIGTVPTLGSTSPTPRNTLDRYEPFDPFRQNNTAASAIHLNNNSFGLGTNQLSLRL; encoded by the exons ATGTGGCGTATCG ggGGAGATGGAACGTATCATCTCAAAGTATTGGTCCCTGGAGTGGCTGCTGGAGCAATCATTGGAAAAGGAGGAGATACAATTGCCCAATTACAAAAAGATACAGGAGCTAGGGTCAAAATGTCTAAATCCCATGATTTTTATCCAG GAACAACAGAGAGAGTATGTTTAATTACGGGCAGTTTAGAAGCTATAATGGCAGTTATGGATTTCATTATGGataaaattcgtgaaaaacCAGACCTTACATTGAAAACAACAGTAGATTTTGAATCAGGAAAAACTACTGCAGAAAGGGATAAAcag gTAAAAATTTTAGTGCCTAATAGCACTGCAGGAATGATAATAGGTAAAGcaggaaattatattaaacaaataaaagaagaatgtgGCTCATATGTTCAAATAAGTCAGAAAGCAAAAGATGTATCTTTACAAGAAAGATGTATAACAGTaattggagaaaaagaaaataatcgtaatGCATTAATGATGATATTAGCAAAAGTGGCAGATGATCCACATAGTGGTACATGTCCAAATGTTAGTTATGCAGATGTTAGTGGTCCTGTAGCTAATTATAATCCTACAGGTAGTCCTTATGCTCAAGCACCTACAAGTACTCCTACATATACCTCTACAGCTGGCATTAATACAG TGAGTCTCTTGAATGGTGCTGGATTAAGTTTGAACTTGAATTTAGGAGCTGCTATTACAGCGGGTACAGCACCAGTGACAACGCAATTATtagaacatataaaattaaatttacgaaCGGCAGGTTTTTCTGAACCTGCTGCTAGTGAAATTTTATCTGCTATTGCTACACTTGCTAAATATAATCTTCTTGGAATGGGAATTGGAATGCCTTCTAATATGAGTTATCTTGGAAATCCTATGGACAGCACTACAACTGCAAATGGTTCGAATAATAATGGTGGTGTATTTGGGCCAATTGGAACAGTTCCTACTCTTGGATCTACGTCTCCTACACCACGTAATACACTTGACAGATACGAGCCCTTTGATCCATTCAGACAAAACAACACAGCTGCCAGTGCTATTCATCTAAACAACAATTCATTTGGCCTTGGCACTAACCAGTTATCACTT AGGTTATAG